A single Nicotiana tabacum cultivar K326 chromosome 5, ASM71507v2, whole genome shotgun sequence DNA region contains:
- the LOC107758930 gene encoding calcium-dependent protein kinase 20-like, producing the protein MGNTCSGPTLNKDSADSSKTEAKGSDSVSSNVQNTPPPHLQIPGDQPQDDKSRNSQKGVKVEDTNKNSSANGNDTVTNKPVEDVKRNKSSNLKRVLSAGLQVESVLGRKTGNLKEIYTLGRKLGQGQFGTTFLCVDKAQAKEFACKSIAKRKLTTEEDIEDVRREIQIMHHLAGHPSVVQIVGAYEDAVAVHVVMELCAGGELFDRIIKRGHYSEKKAAELARVIVGVVEACHSLGVMHRDLKPENFLFVNEQEESPLKTIDFGLSMFFRPGETFTDVVGSPYYVAPEVLRKCYGPECDIWSAGVIIYILLSGVPPFWDETEQGIFEQIVKGELDLVSEPWPAISESAKDLVRRMLARDPKKRVTAHEVLCHPWVRVGGVAPDKPLDSAVLTRLNQFSAMNKLKKIAIRVIAENLSGEEIAGLKQMFKMIDADNSGHITLEELKKGLEKVGANLKDSEINSLMQAADMDNSGTIDYGEFIAAMLHLNKVQKEDHMYAAFSYFDQDGSGYITQEELQQACEKFGLSNIPMEELMREVDQDNDGRIDYNEFVAMMQDTGFGKNGNKRV; encoded by the exons ATGGGGAATACATGCTCGGGACCCACTTTGAACAAAGATTcagcagattcatcaaagacaGAAGCAAAAGGTTCTGATTCTGTTAGCTCTAATGTCCAGAACACCCCTCCTCCCCATCTTCAGATACCTGGAGATCAGCCTCAGGATGACAAATCAAGAAATTCCCAAAAGGGTGTCAAAGTGGAAGACACTAATAAAAACAGCAGTGCAAATGGAAATGATACCGTTACCAATAAGCCAGTGGAGGATGTGAAAAGAAACAAGTCTAGTAATCTTAAGCGAGTATTGAGTGCAGGGCTTCAAGTTGAATCTGTTTTGGGACGAAAAACAGGCAATTTGAAAGAAATTTATACTCTAGGAAGGAAACTAGGACAAGGGCAATTTGGAACAACGTTTTTGTGCGTGGACAAAGCTCAAGCAAAGGAATTTGCATGTAAGTCAATTGCTAAAAGGAAGTTGACAACTGAAGAGGATATAGAGGATGTAAGGAGAGAGATTCAGATAATGCACCACTTGGCAGGGCACCCTAGCGTTGTACAGATTGTTGGGGCTTATGAGGATGCTGTTGCTGTTCATGTCGTAATGGAGCTTTGCGCTGGTGGGGAGCTGTTCGATAGGATTATTAAAAGGGGGCATTATTCAGAAAAGAAGGCTGCTGAACTTGCAAGAGTAATAGTAGGTGTTGTAGAAGCATGCCATTCATTGGGAGTTATGCACAGGGACCTCAAACCTGAGAACTTCCTTTTTGTCAACGAGCAAGAGGAGTCGCCGTTAAAGACCATTGACTTTGGGTTATCTATGTTCTTTAGACCAG GTGAAACCTTCACCGATGTCGTTGGAAGCCCTTACTATGTGGCCCCAGAAGTCTTGCGGAAGTGTTATGGTCCAGAATGTGATATTTGGAGTGCTGGAGTGATTATTTATATACTTCTTAGTGGTGTGCCTCCATTTTGGGATG AAACGGAGCAAGGAATATTTGAACAGATTGTGAAAGGGGAACTTGACTTAGTATCAGAACCTTGGCCAGCTATATCAGAAAGTGCAAAAGATCTGGTCAGAAGAATGCTTGCGAGAGATCCCAAAAAGCGGGTTACAGCTCATGAAGTTCTCT GTCACCCGTGGGTCCGTGTAGGTGGGGTTGCTCCAGATAAGCCTCTTGATTCTGCTGTTCTTACTCGGCTCAATCAATTTTCTGCAATGAATAAATTAAAGAAGATAGCAATCAGA GTTATTGCTGAAAATCTGTCCGGAGAGGAAATTGCAGGACTGAAGCAAATGTTCAAAATGATAGACGCAGATAACAGTGGACATATTACGCTAGAGGAACTGAAAAAGGGTCTGGAAAAAGTGGGTGCCAATCTTAAGGATTCAGAAATTAATAGTTTAATGCAAGCG GCAGATATGGATAATAGTGGTACCATTGACTATGGTGAGTTTATTGCTGCTATGCTCCATCTAAACAAAGTTCAGAAGGAGGATCACATGTACGccgccttttcatattttgaTCAAGATGGTAGCGGATATATTACACAGGAAGAGCTCCAACAGGCTTGTGAGAAGTTTGGTTTGAGCAATATTCCCATGGAAGAACTTATGCGTGAAGTCGATCAAGATAAT GATGGGCGCATTGATTACAATGAATTTGTAGCAATGATGCAAGATACAGGCTTTGGTAAGAATGGTAACAAAAGAGTGTGA